Proteins encoded by one window of Lentimicrobium sp. L6:
- the pyrB gene encoding aspartate carbamoyltransferase, with the protein MKNRSLISINDYSKEEQIRILELAAEFEKNPRQKILDNHVIATLFFEPSTRTRLSFESAISQLGGKIIGFTDAANSSVSKGETLMDTIKTVANYSDLIVMRHPLDGSARWASEVSDVPIINAGDGANQHPTQCLLDMYSIMKTQGSLENKHIAFVGDLKYGRTVHSLVIAMSQFNATFHLVSPPELKLPSAVKKYIKDAGLDYIQYTDLNKAMDKVDILYMTRIQKERFADPMEYEKVKNSYILKNEHLENTKDNMKVLHPLPRVNEIEEAVDQNPKAYYFQQALNGVYVREALLAYTLGLKE; encoded by the coding sequence ATGAAGAACCGAAGTTTAATTTCAATTAATGATTACAGCAAGGAAGAGCAGATTAGGATACTGGAACTTGCAGCAGAATTCGAAAAGAATCCTCGTCAGAAAATTCTTGACAACCACGTAATCGCGACTCTATTTTTTGAACCTTCCACTCGTACACGCTTAAGTTTTGAAAGCGCAATCTCGCAATTAGGTGGTAAAATTATAGGATTTACCGACGCCGCTAATTCTAGTGTTTCAAAGGGCGAAACATTAATGGACACTATAAAAACGGTGGCTAACTATTCCGATCTCATCGTAATGCGCCATCCTCTAGACGGTAGTGCAAGATGGGCCAGCGAAGTTTCTGATGTACCTATCATTAATGCTGGTGATGGTGCCAATCAACATCCAACTCAATGTTTGCTCGACATGTATTCTATCATGAAAACTCAGGGCTCTCTAGAGAATAAGCATATTGCATTCGTTGGTGATCTAAAATATGGACGTACTGTTCACTCTTTAGTAATAGCCATGTCTCAATTTAACGCTACCTTCCATTTGGTTTCTCCTCCAGAGCTAAAACTGCCAAGTGCCGTGAAGAAATACATTAAAGATGCAGGTTTAGATTATATTCAATACACTGATTTAAACAAAGCTATGGATAAAGTTGATATTCTTTATATGACCAGAATTCAGAAGGAACGATTTGCCGACCCTATGGAATATGAGAAAGTTAAGAATTCATACATCCTCAAGAATGAGCATCTTGAAAACACTAAAGATAATATGAAAGTGCTACACCCACTTCCAAGGGTAAATGAAATAGAAGAGGCCGTGGATCAAAATCCTAAGGCATACTATTTTCAGCAAGCTCTAAATGGAGTTTATGTTCGTGAAGCACTTTTGGCATATACATTAGGATTAAAAGAATAA
- the pyrI gene encoding aspartate carbamoyltransferase regulatory subunit, whose protein sequence is MDKRKELKVAALENGTVIDHIPAASLFHALRILKLDKVNNQIYFGTNLHSEKYGLKGIIKIRDRYFKNEEINKIALVAPTATIIEIKDFYVVRKENVDTPEIVENFVKCFNPKCITNHQAVPTRFKVISDKGELKLRCHYCEKITTKDTMEFK, encoded by the coding sequence ATGGATAAAAGAAAAGAATTAAAAGTAGCCGCCCTGGAAAACGGAACTGTGATTGATCATATTCCTGCAGCAAGTTTATTTCATGCTTTGAGGATTTTAAAATTAGACAAAGTAAACAATCAAATCTATTTTGGAACCAATTTACACTCTGAAAAATACGGCTTAAAAGGTATTATCAAAATCAGAGATCGCTATTTCAAAAATGAGGAGATCAACAAAATTGCATTAGTGGCTCCAACAGCAACCATTATTGAAATCAAGGATTTTTATGTGGTCAGAAAAGAAAATGTAGATACCCCTGAGATCGTTGAAAATTTTGTAAAATGCTTCAATCCTAAGTGCATCACCAATCACCAAGCAGTACCCACTCGCTTTAAAGTGATTTCTGATAAAGGGGAATTAAAACTTCGCTGTCATTATTGTGAAAAAATCACTACCAAAGACACCATGGAGTTTAAATAA